GGCATGGCGCCGCACTGGGTCGAGTACACCCGTCCGCTCGTGCTCGTGCTCTTCTTCATCGATGTGCTCGTCACGCTCATCTTCCGTGCTGACGTGGAGGCCCAGGGAGGCGCGTACGCCACCGGCGTGCTCGTGCTCATGCTCTCGGCCGCCATCGCCGTCTCGCTGTCGCTGTGGCACGAGGGGCGGAAGGTTCTGAGCACCTATTTCTGGGGGGTCTCGGCGGTGTTCGCCTACACCACCGTGGTGAACGTCATCGAGCGACCGGATGGCGTGGTGATCTCGTCGGTCTTCATCATCTCGATCATCGTGCTCAGCATCATCTCGCGCTGGAAGCGGGCGACCGAGTTGCGCGTGGAAGACTTCATCCTGGCCGATGAGACCTCCGCGACGATGTTCCACGAGCTCGTGGGCAAGAAGGTCAACCTGGTGCCCGTGGGGGCGAACACCCCCGAGAACCGGGCGCGCAAGACCGCGTTCATCCGCGGGCACTACCAGGTCGAGGGCCCACTGGCGTTCCTGCACGTCGAGATGTCTGATGACCGAAGCTCGTTCACCCACGAGATGGTCATGCGTGTGCGCCAGGTCGACAGCGATTTCCTCATCGAGATCGAGGGCGCGGTGGCCATCGCGAATACCATTGCCTACGTGAGCGAGTCCATCGATCCCATCGGCATCTATGCGTTCCTCACGCGGCAGAGCCCGCTGCGCCAGTCGCTTGCCTTTCTCTTGTGGGGAGAGGGCGAGACCGCGGTGCTGCTCTATCAGATATTGCTGCAGTACTGGAACTGGACCCCGGGCGATGACGTGCGCCCGCTGATCTACATCATGAGCGACTGAGGGCGTCGCGCGGCCGATGCCGAAGGGAGCGAGGCGTGGCGACGCGAAGCGCCGTGCTCAGGAGGATACGACGCTGAAGCCCGCATTCGATGTCTCGTTGCCCCTCGAGAAGGCGTGCACCCCACCGGCCGCGTGGTACACATCGCCGGAGGTGGCGGCCCGCGAGCGCGCCGTCATCTTCTCGCGAAGCTGGCACTATGCCGCGCCCTCTGCGTGGCTGCGGGCACCGGGAGAGTTCACCACGGTCTCGGTGGCGGGCGAGTCGCTGCTCATCGTGCGCGGTCAGGACGGCGTGCTGCGCGCCTTCTCGAATGTGTGCCGGCATCGCGCGAGCCCCGTGGCCACAGTGGCCCGCGGCGCCTGCAAGGCCTTCCGCTGCCCCTATCACGGCTGGACCTACGGCACCGATGGCGCGCTGCACGTGGCCCCCGAGTGCGAGGGGGTCGAAGACTTCGACCCGAGAGCGGTGCGCCTTCCCGAGGTGGCGGTTGAAGAGGCGGCTGCCTCGCCGATGCACCCCCGCCGTTTCTCTCAGATGCGCTGCGACATCGCCTGTGCGATGGCACCGAGGGGCTGGTTCACGTTGACCGTCGCACGTATGTGGTCGAGAGCAACTGGAAGGTCTACATCGACAACTACCTCGATGGCGGCTATCACATCCCGCGCCTGCACCCGCTGCTGCATCGCTTCCTCGACTACGCCTCGTACCGCACCGAGCTGGGTGACGGGTGGAACGTGCAGCACAGCGCCACCCGCCAGGCTGAAGATCCGAGCAACGCCCCCGGGGTGGGCGAGCTGCGTGCCGGGGTCGACGCCGAGTACTACTGGCTCTTCCCGAACTTCACGGTGAACCGCTACGCTGGGATCATCGACACGAACCTCGCGCTGCCCACGGGGCCGGATTCGTGCGAGGTGGTCTTCGACTAC
The window above is part of the Pseudomonadota bacterium genome. Proteins encoded here:
- a CDS encoding Rieske (2Fe-2S) protein, whose amino-acid sequence is MPKGARRGDAKRRAQEDTTLKPAFDVSLPLEKACTPPAAWYTSPEVAARERAVIFSRSWHYAAPSAWLRAPGEFTTVSVAGESLLIVRGQDGVLRAFSNVCRHRASPVATVARGACKAFRCPYHGWTYGTDGALHVAPECEGVEDFDPRAVRLPEVAVEEAAASPMHPRRFSQMRCDIACAMAPRGWFTLTVARMWSRATGRSTSTTTSMAAITSRACTRCCIASSTTPRTAPSWVTGGTCSTAPPARLKIRATPPGWASCVPGSTPSTTGSSRTSR